The following nucleotide sequence is from Calidithermus timidus DSM 17022.
GGCTACCTTAGGGCTGACCGGTAGTCGGCGGGCATTTATCCCTTGGCGTCCAGGAAGGCCATCGGCAATCCCGTAGCCTCCACGATGCGCGAGAGCATGGTCTGGGCGATGGAGCGGGCGTACTGCTTGGCGACCTCGGCGTTCTCCCCGGCGAAGTGCTCATCGACGGTGGTGGTGAAGAGCTCGAGCCAGCGCTCGAAGTGCTCGGCTTTGAGGGGTTTGCGGGCGTTGAGCGCGAGGTGCTTGTACATCATGCCGCCCTTGTAGGCCCCCGTGCGGAAGAGGATGTTCTCCCAGAAGTCGTGCATGGTGGGGAGGTGGGCCTGTAGGTCGAGCCCCTCGAAGAGGTGGCCGATCAGCGGGTCGCGGGTGGCTTTGCCGTAGAAGGCGTTGACCACCACGGCGATGTCGGCGCGGGAGGTGATGTCCGGCATGGAGAGCAGCATAGGGCAGGGCTGGGGGTGGCTACAGTGAGCAAAGTCCCTGCCTATGACTGAACGCTGCCGATAGTCGATGGCTAAAGGCAAGACGCTCGACTTCAATACGCCACTTTTAGCCCCTCGAGGTAGCGGAATACGTTCTTGGGTTGGTATTTGAACTCCTGGGGCAGCAAGCGCAGCTCGGGGAGGCGCTCGAGCAGCACCCTGAGGGCGGTCTGAAGCTCGACGCGGGCCAGCGGAGCCCCAATGCAGTAGTGCAGCCCGGCGCCGAAGGCCAGGTGGGGGTTGGGGTTGCGGGTGATGTCGAAGGCCTCGGGGTCGGCGAAGACGGCGGGGTCGTGGTTGGCGGAGGCGTAGTAGAGCACCAGCTTGGTACCGCGCTCCCAGCGCCACCCCTTGTACTCGAGGGGCTCGAGGACGTAGCGCTCGAAGAATTGCAGCGGGGTGTCGTAGCGCATCATCTCCTCGACGGCGCTGGGGATGAGGCTAGGGTCGGCTTTGAGGCGGGCGTAGGCTTCGGGGTGGGAGAGCAGGGCCTTCATGCCGTTGCCCATGACGTTGACCACCGCCTCG
It contains:
- a CDS encoding group III truncated hemoglobin — encoded protein: MPDITSRADIAVVVNAFYGKATRDPLIGHLFEGLDLQAHLPTMHDFWENILFRTGAYKGGMMYKHLALNARKPLKAEHFERWLELFTTTVDEHFAGENAEVAKQYARSIAQTMLSRIVEATGLPMAFLDAKG